In one Sphingomonas sp. AP4-R1 genomic region, the following are encoded:
- a CDS encoding LD-carboxypeptidase — MIDRRATLQAIAAMGAAGAALLTAPALATLQPTRKPPRLKAGDTVGLIEPAGFTDDVYDLEPVKETIRAMGLVPKAGATLGKKYGYLAGEDRARAADVNAMYADKDVKAVFAVRGGWGCARMLPYLDFATIRANPKLLIGYSDITALHMAFAAHAGFTTIHGPNASSAWGKASWEPFRALAFDGATPTYANPQSVEDRLVPRQWRTRTIKGGKAQGRLLGGNLTVLTALMGTPYLPDFTGAILFIEDTNEAEYRIDRMLTQLSLGGVLGKLKGVVFGQCTECVNTGAGYGNFTLSEVLQQHLEPLGIPAFEGAMFGHIANQFSLPVGAMVEVDADAATIRVLEPVVS; from the coding sequence ATGATCGATCGGCGCGCGACCTTGCAGGCGATAGCGGCCATGGGGGCGGCGGGCGCGGCTTTGCTCACGGCTCCCGCACTCGCGACCCTGCAGCCCACCCGCAAGCCGCCCCGGCTGAAGGCGGGCGATACGGTGGGGCTGATCGAGCCCGCCGGTTTCACCGACGACGTCTATGATCTGGAGCCGGTGAAGGAGACGATCCGGGCGATGGGTCTCGTGCCCAAGGCGGGGGCGACGCTCGGCAAGAAATATGGCTATCTGGCGGGCGAGGATCGGGCCCGCGCCGCCGACGTCAACGCCATGTATGCCGACAAGGACGTGAAGGCGGTGTTCGCGGTGCGCGGCGGCTGGGGCTGCGCGCGCATGCTGCCCTACCTCGATTTCGCGACGATCCGCGCCAATCCCAAGCTGCTGATCGGCTATAGCGACATCACCGCGCTGCACATGGCGTTCGCCGCCCATGCCGGCTTCACCACGATCCACGGACCCAATGCGTCGAGCGCCTGGGGCAAGGCCTCGTGGGAGCCGTTCCGCGCGCTCGCCTTCGACGGCGCGACGCCGACCTACGCCAATCCGCAGAGCGTGGAGGACCGGCTGGTGCCGCGCCAGTGGCGGACGCGGACGATCAAAGGCGGGAAGGCGCAGGGGCGATTGCTGGGGGGCAACCTCACCGTGCTGACCGCGCTGATGGGGACGCCCTATCTGCCCGATTTCACGGGCGCGATCCTCTTCATCGAGGATACGAACGAGGCCGAATACCGGATCGACCGGATGCTGACCCAATTGTCGCTCGGGGGCGTGCTCGGCAAGCTGAAGGGTGTCGTCTTCGGCCAGTGCACCGAATGCGTGAATACGGGCGCGGGCTATGGCAATTTCACGCTCTCCGAAGTGCTGCAGCAGCATCTGGAGCCGCTCGGCATCCCCGCGTTCGAGGGCGCGATGTTCGGCCATATCGCCAACCAGTTCAGCCTGCCGGTAGGCGCGATGGTCGAGGTGGACGCGGATGCGGCGACGATCCGCGTGCTGGAGCCGGTGGTCAGCTAG
- a CDS encoding CAP domain-containing protein, with protein MRAFCASVGILASAFAAQATHAQAPSSPAALTRDVLAALNAARTDPAAYAGGLKTYRGYFKANIVTMPGNPVDFETVEGTAPVDEAITTLATQGSLTPLTQADILAQAAADHVAEQSVSGRTGHYGADGSAPGDRVVKRGGGPMVAEVIAYGAVDASDVIRQLIVDDGVPDRGHRAAVFAGHLRYAGVACGPHPEFKTMCVIDMADTPDGLSGGALRRVRVAASDNTKPPK; from the coding sequence GTGCGAGCGTTTTGTGCATCGGTCGGCATTCTTGCGTCCGCATTCGCGGCGCAGGCGACCCATGCGCAGGCGCCGTCCTCTCCGGCGGCGCTCACCCGCGACGTTCTCGCCGCGCTGAATGCCGCGCGGACCGATCCGGCGGCCTATGCGGGCGGACTAAAGACCTATCGCGGCTACTTCAAGGCGAACATCGTGACGATGCCGGGCAATCCGGTGGATTTCGAGACGGTGGAGGGCACCGCGCCGGTGGACGAGGCGATCACGACGCTCGCCACGCAGGGCTCGCTGACGCCGCTGACGCAGGCGGACATCCTCGCCCAGGCGGCCGCCGATCATGTGGCCGAGCAGAGCGTGTCCGGCCGCACCGGCCATTATGGCGCGGACGGCTCCGCGCCGGGCGACCGCGTCGTCAAGCGCGGCGGCGGACCGATGGTGGCCGAGGTGATCGCCTATGGCGCGGTGGATGCGTCCGACGTGATCCGCCAGCTGATCGTGGACGACGGCGTGCCCGATCGCGGCCACCGCGCGGCCGTGTTCGCGGGCCACCTGCGCTATGCGGGCGTCGCGTGTGGCCCGCATCCCGAATTCAAGACGATGTGCGTGATCGACATGGCCGATACGCCGGATGGCCTGAGCGGCGGCGCGCTGCGCCGCGTGCGCGTGGCGGCGAGCGACAATACCAAGCCGCCGAAATAG
- the topA gene encoding type I DNA topoisomerase has translation MKLVVVESPAKAKTIEAYLGPGHKVLASYGHVRDLPAKDGSVDPDQGFAMEWETYPDKASRLKAIADEAKGAESLILATDPDREGEAISWHVQEVLKKRKVLPADTRRVTFNAITKAAVLEAMANPRALDEDLIDAYRARRALDYLVGFTLSPVLWRKLPGAKSAGRVQSVSLRLVVDREREIELFRAQEYWSVTAALEQDGVGFSARLVRWKGQKLDRLSIGNQGDAEAAKRDVEAGRFTVVSVETKPLTRNPPPPFTTSTLQQEAARKLGFSASHTMRVAQDLYEQGAITYMRTDGVQMDHSAISAARGAIANRYDGSYVPDQPRQYTTKAKNAQEAHEAIRPTDFGRDRIGGGDHARLYELVWKRALASQMASARLERTTVELTDGTGQNALRATGQVVLFPGYLALYEEGRDDEGDEDAKRLPRMSEGDAPAKKDVLAEQHFTQPPPRYSEASLVKKMEELGIGRPSTYASILQTLKDREYVRLEKNRFHANESGRLVTAFLERFFERYVSYDFTAGLEDQLDEVSGGRADWQAVLEAFWRDFKPKTAEVMEQKPSEVTAALDTFLEPFLFPDKGDGVDARLCPNCGNGRLALRGGRFGAFVACSNYPECKYTRRFAQGGSEESADTGPVELGRDPVTGAEVTRRTGRFGAYVQLGDEKDAKRASIPKDVGEVELEMALKLLSLPRTVGLHPESGKEIVASIGRYGPYLAHDGKYARLQSTAEVFETGMNLAVTKLAEAAAGGGRGARGASREPIAAFGDSPVTGKPVKVMEGRFGPYVTDGETNATLPKGTDPKTLTEEAALVLLAERAAKGPAKGKKKAAPKAAPKAAAAKKAPAKKAPAKKAPAKKAAK, from the coding sequence ATGAAACTGGTCGTCGTAGAATCCCCCGCAAAAGCGAAGACGATCGAGGCGTATCTCGGTCCGGGCCACAAGGTGCTCGCTTCCTACGGTCATGTGCGTGACCTCCCAGCCAAGGACGGATCGGTCGATCCGGACCAGGGCTTTGCGATGGAATGGGAGACCTATCCGGACAAAGCGAGCCGGCTGAAGGCGATCGCCGATGAAGCGAAGGGCGCCGAGTCGCTGATTCTCGCGACTGACCCTGATCGCGAGGGGGAGGCGATCAGCTGGCACGTTCAGGAGGTGCTGAAGAAGCGCAAGGTGCTGCCGGCCGACACGCGCCGCGTCACCTTCAACGCGATCACCAAGGCCGCCGTGCTGGAGGCGATGGCGAACCCGCGCGCGCTGGACGAGGATCTGATCGATGCGTACCGGGCGCGCCGCGCGCTCGATTATCTCGTCGGCTTCACGCTCTCGCCCGTTTTATGGCGCAAGTTGCCGGGGGCCAAGTCGGCCGGCCGCGTGCAATCGGTGTCGCTGCGCCTCGTCGTCGATCGCGAGCGCGAGATCGAGCTGTTCCGCGCGCAGGAATATTGGTCGGTCACGGCCGCGCTGGAGCAGGATGGCGTGGGCTTCTCCGCCCGCTTGGTCCGTTGGAAGGGGCAGAAGCTCGATCGCCTCTCGATCGGCAACCAGGGCGATGCCGAGGCCGCCAAGCGCGATGTCGAGGCGGGCCGGTTCACCGTCGTCAGCGTCGAGACCAAGCCGCTCACGCGCAATCCCCCGCCGCCCTTCACCACCTCCACGCTGCAGCAGGAGGCCGCGCGCAAGCTCGGCTTCTCCGCCAGCCACACGATGCGCGTCGCCCAGGATCTCTACGAGCAGGGCGCGATCACCTATATGCGCACCGACGGCGTGCAGATGGACCACAGCGCCATCTCGGCCGCGCGCGGCGCCATCGCGAACCGCTATGACGGCAGCTACGTGCCCGATCAGCCGCGCCAGTACACCACCAAGGCGAAGAATGCGCAGGAAGCACATGAGGCGATCCGCCCGACCGATTTCGGCCGCGACCGGATCGGCGGCGGCGATCATGCGCGCCTCTACGAGCTGGTGTGGAAGCGCGCGCTCGCCAGCCAGATGGCCTCGGCGCGGCTGGAGCGCACCACGGTCGAGCTGACCGACGGCACCGGCCAGAATGCCTTGCGCGCCACCGGCCAGGTCGTGCTCTTCCCCGGCTATCTCGCGCTCTACGAGGAAGGCCGCGACGATGAGGGGGACGAGGATGCGAAGCGCCTGCCCCGCATGTCCGAGGGCGATGCGCCCGCGAAGAAGGACGTGCTGGCCGAGCAGCATTTCACCCAGCCGCCGCCGCGTTATTCGGAAGCCAGCCTCGTCAAGAAGATGGAGGAACTCGGCATCGGGCGCCCCTCCACCTACGCCTCGATCCTGCAGACGCTGAAGGATCGCGAATATGTGCGGCTGGAGAAGAACCGCTTCCACGCCAACGAGAGCGGCCGTCTGGTGACGGCCTTCCTCGAGCGCTTCTTCGAACGCTACGTCTCGTATGATTTCACCGCGGGGCTCGAGGATCAGCTGGATGAGGTGTCCGGCGGCCGGGCCGACTGGCAGGCCGTGCTGGAAGCCTTCTGGCGCGATTTCAAGCCGAAGACGGCCGAGGTGATGGAGCAGAAGCCGTCGGAGGTGACGGCCGCGCTCGACACCTTCCTCGAGCCCTTCCTGTTCCCCGACAAGGGCGACGGCGTGGATGCGCGCCTGTGCCCCAATTGCGGCAACGGGCGTCTGGCGCTACGCGGCGGCCGCTTCGGCGCGTTCGTCGCCTGCTCCAACTATCCCGAGTGCAAATATACGCGCCGCTTCGCGCAGGGCGGCAGCGAGGAATCGGCCGACACCGGCCCGGTCGAGCTGGGCCGCGATCCGGTGACGGGCGCCGAGGTCACGCGCCGCACCGGCCGCTTCGGCGCCTATGTCCAGCTCGGCGACGAGAAGGACGCCAAGCGCGCCTCCATCCCCAAGGATGTGGGCGAGGTGGAGCTGGAGATGGCGCTGAAGTTGCTGTCCTTGCCCCGCACGGTCGGCCTGCATCCGGAATCGGGCAAGGAGATCGTCGCGTCGATCGGTCGCTACGGGCCCTATCTGGCGCATGACGGCAAATATGCGCGCCTCCAGTCCACCGCCGAGGTGTTCGAGACGGGCATGAATCTCGCCGTCACCAAGCTGGCGGAGGCGGCGGCGGGCGGCGGACGCGGTGCGCGCGGCGCCTCGCGCGAGCCGATCGCGGCGTTCGGCGACAGCCCCGTCACGGGCAAGCCGGTGAAGGTGATGGAGGGCCGCTTCGGCCCCTATGTCACCGACGGCGAGACCAACGCGACCCTGCCCAAGGGCACCGACCCGAAGACGCTGACCGAGGAAGCCGCACTGGTGCTGCTGGCCGAGCGCGCCGCCAAGGGCCCGGCCAAGGGCAAGAAGAAGGCCGCGCCCAAGGCCGCCCCGAAGGCTGCGGCGGCGAAAAAGGCCCCCGCCAAGAAGGCTCCGGCGAAGAAGGCGCCCGCGAAGAAGGCCGCCAAGTAA
- a CDS encoding TetR/AcrR family transcriptional regulator, protein METICAPVTKGRPREFDPEVALAAALRVFWKRGYEGASMAELTAEMGLTKPSLYGAFGNKESLFKKALDLYEKEKMAYMRTALEAETSRGVAERLLMGALEMQQSTCDPKGCLGVISTVACSQEAESIRDDVIARQAGSKQALIDRFARAKAEGDLPEHIDPCALARYLTAVMQGLAVQAGCGTGCPDLRTIVDTTLAVWPGR, encoded by the coding sequence ATGGAAACCATTTGCGCCCCCGTGACGAAAGGTCGCCCGCGCGAGTTCGACCCCGAGGTCGCACTTGCCGCCGCCCTGCGCGTCTTCTGGAAACGCGGCTATGAGGGCGCGTCGATGGCGGAACTGACCGCCGAGATGGGGCTGACCAAGCCGAGTCTCTACGGGGCGTTCGGCAACAAGGAATCGCTCTTCAAGAAGGCCCTCGATCTCTACGAGAAAGAGAAGATGGCCTATATGCGCACCGCGCTGGAGGCGGAGACATCGCGCGGCGTGGCCGAACGGCTGCTGATGGGCGCGCTGGAGATGCAGCAGAGCACCTGCGATCCCAAGGGCTGCCTCGGCGTGATCAGCACGGTGGCGTGCAGCCAGGAGGCCGAATCGATTCGCGACGACGTGATCGCGCGGCAGGCCGGCTCCAAGCAGGCGCTGATCGATCGCTTCGCGCGCGCCAAGGCCGAGGGCGACCTGCCCGAACATATCGATCCCTGCGCGCTGGCGCGCTATCTGACCGCCGTGATGCAGGGGCTGGCCGTGCAGGCCGGCTGCGGCACCGGCTGCCCCGATCTGCGGACGATCGTGGATACGACTTTGGCCGTCTGGCCGGGGCGCTGA
- a CDS encoding SDR family NAD(P)-dependent oxidoreductase, whose protein sequence is MIIDLSGKTALVTGSTEGIGFAAAKGLAAAGATVIVNGRSPEKAEAAAQRLRDAVPGATVRAAAADLGTAEGCAALFAAEPAVDILVNNAGIFQPGDFFETDDAAWDRHWQVNVMSTVRLSRAYLPAMEQAGWGRVIFLASESAFNIPVEMIHYGVSKTADVAVARGLAKRMAGTGVTVNSVLPGPTLSEGVAAMLDDGDASKSVEDKGKDFIAAHRPGSLIKRLATVEEVANLIVYVASPQASATTGAALRVDGGLVDTL, encoded by the coding sequence ATGATCATCGATCTCAGCGGCAAGACCGCCCTCGTCACCGGATCGACCGAGGGGATCGGCTTCGCCGCCGCGAAGGGCCTCGCCGCCGCCGGCGCCACGGTGATCGTGAACGGCCGTAGCCCCGAAAAGGCCGAAGCCGCGGCGCAACGCCTGCGCGATGCCGTGCCGGGCGCCACCGTCCGCGCCGCCGCCGCCGATCTGGGCACGGCCGAGGGTTGCGCGGCCCTGTTCGCGGCCGAGCCCGCCGTCGACATCCTCGTCAACAATGCCGGCATCTTCCAGCCGGGCGATTTCTTCGAGACGGACGATGCTGCCTGGGATCGCCACTGGCAGGTCAACGTGATGTCCACGGTGCGCCTGTCGCGCGCCTATCTGCCCGCGATGGAGCAGGCCGGCTGGGGCCGCGTGATCTTCCTCGCCTCCGAAAGCGCGTTCAACATTCCGGTCGAGATGATCCACTATGGCGTCAGCAAGACGGCCGACGTGGCGGTGGCGCGCGGCCTCGCCAAGCGGATGGCGGGCACGGGCGTCACCGTGAACTCGGTCCTGCCCGGGCCGACGCTCAGCGAGGGCGTGGCGGCGATGCTGGACGACGGCGACGCCAGCAAATCGGTCGAGGACAAGGGCAAGGATTTCATCGCCGCCCATCGCCCCGGCTCGCTCATCAAGCGCCTCGCGACCGTGGAGGAAGTGGCGAACCTGATCGTCTACGTCGCCTCGCCCCAGGCCTCGGCCACCACCGGCGCGGCGCTGCGGGTGGATGGCGGTCTGGTCGATACGCTGTGA